One window of the Acinonyx jubatus isolate Ajub_Pintada_27869175 chromosome A2, VMU_Ajub_asm_v1.0, whole genome shotgun sequence genome contains the following:
- the POLM gene encoding DNA-directed DNA/RNA polymerase mu isoform X4: MLPKRRRAWVGSPGGPAPSTARFPGIAIYLAEPRMGRSRRAFLTRLALSKGFRVLDAYSSEVTHVVMEQTSAEEASTWKEHRAVAGSPQGRTSPVLLDISWFTESMAAGEPVPVEPRHCLEVAVPGKGLPGSVWMPQYACQRPTPLTHHNSSLTEPLEMLAEAAGFEGSEGRFLSFYRAASVLKALPSRVTAMSQLQGLPHFGEHSCRVIQEVLAQGVCEEVERIRCSERYQTMKLFTGIFGVGVKTADRWYREGLRTLDSLQEQPQRLTQQQKAGLRHYQDLSVPLQRPQVEALQRVVEAAVGHILPGATVTLAGGFRRGKLQGHDVDFLLTHPQEGREAGLLTRVMHSLQSQHHHGHCADAACPPRQNHAMDGFERTFCIFCLPSPPGAVVGGARRAVRVDLVVVPVSQFPYALLGWTGSKHFQRELRRFSRKERGLWLNSHGLFDPQQKKHFHAASEEDIFRHLGLEYLPPEQRNA, encoded by the exons ATGCTTCCGAAGCGGCGGCGAGCGTGGGTCGGGTCCCCTGGCGGTCCTGCCCCCTCCACGGCGCGCTTCCCCGGCATTGCCATCTACCTGGCCGAGCCGCGCATGGGTCGCAGCCGCCGGGCCTTCCTCACGCGCCTGGCCCTCTCCAAGGGCTTCCGGGTCCTGGATGCCTACAG ctctgAGGTGACACATGTGGTGATGGAACAGACCTCAGCGGAGGAGGCCAGCACGTGGAAGGAGCACAGGGCGGTGGCAGGCTCTCCACAGGGCCGCACCAGCCCAGTGCTGCTGGACATAAGCTGGTTCACGGAAAGCATGGCAGCTGGGGAGCCCGTGCCTGTGGAGCCCCGGCACTGCCTGGAG GTGGCCGTGCCCGGGAAAGGGCTGCCAGGCTCAGTATGGATGCCACAGTATGCCTGCCAGCGCCCCACACCCCTCACACACCACAACAGCAGCCTCACG GAGCCTCTGGAAATGCTGGCGGAGGCGGCTGGCTTTGAGGGCAGTGAAGGCCGCTTCCTCTCCTTCTACAGAGCGGCCTCGGTGCTCAAGGCCCTTCCGAGCCGGGTCACAGCCATGAGCCAGCTGCAGGGGCTGCCCCACTTTGGAGAACATTCCTGCAGGGTCATCCAG GAAGTGCTGGCACAGGGAGTAtgtgaggaggtggagagaatCCGATGCTCAGAGAGGTACCAGACCATGAAG CTTTTCACCGGGATCTTCGGGGTTGGGGTAAAAACTGCTGACCGGTGGTACCGAGAAGGGCTGCGGACCCTCGACAGCCTCCAAGAGCAGCCCCAGAGGCTGACCCAGCAGCAGAAAGCAG GACTCCGGCACTACCAGGACCTGAGTGTGCCGCTCCAGCGACCCCAAGTGGAGGCCCTACAGCGGGTGGTGGAGGCAGCCGTGGGGCACATCCTTCCCGGGGCCACCGTCACGCTGGCGGGGGGCTTTCGGAG GGGCAAGTTGCAGGGCCACGACGTGGATTTCCTCCTCACCCACCCCCAGGAGGGCCGGGAGGCAGGGCTGCTGACCAGAGTGATGCACAGCCTGCAGAGTCAG caccaccacgGCCACTGTGCAGATGCCGCCTGCCCGCCCCGGCAGAACCATGCCATGGACGGCTTTGAGAGAACCTTCTGTATCTTCTGCCTGCCTTCACCCCCAGGGGCTGTTGTGGGGGGCGCCCGGAGGGCCGTGCGGGTAGACCTGGTGGTGGTCCCTGTCAGCCAGTTCCCCTACGCCCTGCTGGGCTGGACCGGCTCGAAG CATTTCCAGCGGGAGCTGCGCCGCTTTAGCCGGAAGGAGAGAGGGTTGTGGCTGAACAGCCATGGGCTGTTTGACCCCCAGCAG AAGAAACATTTCCATGCGGCTTCGGAGGAAGACATCTTCAGACACCTGGGCCTGGAGTACCTTCCCCCAGAGCAGAGAAATGCCTGA
- the POLM gene encoding DNA-directed DNA/RNA polymerase mu isoform X5, which yields MLPKRRRAWVGSPGGPAPSTARFPGIAIYLAEPRMGRSRRAFLTRLALSKGFRVLDAYSSEVTHVVMEQTSAEEASTWKEHRAVAGSPQGRTSPVLLDISWFTESMAAGEPVPVEPRHCLEEPLEMLAEAAGFEGSEGRFLSFYRAASVLKALPSRVTAMSQLQGLPHFGEHSCRVIQEVLAQGVCEEVERIRCSERYQTMKLFTGIFGVGVKTADRWYREGLRTLDSLQEQPQRLTQQQKAGLRHYQDLSVPLQRPQVEALQRVVEAAVGHILPGATVTLAGGFRRAGPLRGKLQGHDVDFLLTHPQEGREAGLLTRVMHSLQSQGLVLYHQHHHGHCADAACPPRQNHAMDGFERTFCIFCLPSPPGAVVGGARRAVRVDLVVVPVSQFPYALLGWTGSKHFQRELRRFSRKERGLWLNSHGLFDPQQKKHFHAASEEDIFRHLGLEYLPPEQRNA from the exons ATGCTTCCGAAGCGGCGGCGAGCGTGGGTCGGGTCCCCTGGCGGTCCTGCCCCCTCCACGGCGCGCTTCCCCGGCATTGCCATCTACCTGGCCGAGCCGCGCATGGGTCGCAGCCGCCGGGCCTTCCTCACGCGCCTGGCCCTCTCCAAGGGCTTCCGGGTCCTGGATGCCTACAG ctctgAGGTGACACATGTGGTGATGGAACAGACCTCAGCGGAGGAGGCCAGCACGTGGAAGGAGCACAGGGCGGTGGCAGGCTCTCCACAGGGCCGCACCAGCCCAGTGCTGCTGGACATAAGCTGGTTCACGGAAAGCATGGCAGCTGGGGAGCCCGTGCCTGTGGAGCCCCGGCACTGCCTGGAG GAGCCTCTGGAAATGCTGGCGGAGGCGGCTGGCTTTGAGGGCAGTGAAGGCCGCTTCCTCTCCTTCTACAGAGCGGCCTCGGTGCTCAAGGCCCTTCCGAGCCGGGTCACAGCCATGAGCCAGCTGCAGGGGCTGCCCCACTTTGGAGAACATTCCTGCAGGGTCATCCAG GAAGTGCTGGCACAGGGAGTAtgtgaggaggtggagagaatCCGATGCTCAGAGAGGTACCAGACCATGAAG CTTTTCACCGGGATCTTCGGGGTTGGGGTAAAAACTGCTGACCGGTGGTACCGAGAAGGGCTGCGGACCCTCGACAGCCTCCAAGAGCAGCCCCAGAGGCTGACCCAGCAGCAGAAAGCAG GACTCCGGCACTACCAGGACCTGAGTGTGCCGCTCCAGCGACCCCAAGTGGAGGCCCTACAGCGGGTGGTGGAGGCAGCCGTGGGGCACATCCTTCCCGGGGCCACCGTCACGCTGGCGGGGGGCTTTCGGAG AGCGGGCCCCCTCAGGGGCAAGTTGCAGGGCCACGACGTGGATTTCCTCCTCACCCACCCCCAGGAGGGCCGGGAGGCAGGGCTGCTGACCAGAGTGATGCACAGCCTGCAGAGTCAG ggcCTTGTCCTgtaccaccagcaccaccacgGCCACTGTGCAGATGCCGCCTGCCCGCCCCGGCAGAACCATGCCATGGACGGCTTTGAGAGAACCTTCTGTATCTTCTGCCTGCCTTCACCCCCAGGGGCTGTTGTGGGGGGCGCCCGGAGGGCCGTGCGGGTAGACCTGGTGGTGGTCCCTGTCAGCCAGTTCCCCTACGCCCTGCTGGGCTGGACCGGCTCGAAG CATTTCCAGCGGGAGCTGCGCCGCTTTAGCCGGAAGGAGAGAGGGTTGTGGCTGAACAGCCATGGGCTGTTTGACCCCCAGCAG AAGAAACATTTCCATGCGGCTTCGGAGGAAGACATCTTCAGACACCTGGGCCTGGAGTACCTTCCCCCAGAGCAGAGAAATGCCTGA
- the POLM gene encoding DNA-directed DNA/RNA polymerase mu isoform X3, translated as MLPKRRRAWVGSPGGPAPSTARFPGIAIYLAEPRMGRSRRAFLTRLALSKGFRVLDAYSSEVTHVVMEQTSAEEASTWKEHRAVAGSPQGRTSPVLLDISWFTESMAAGEPVPVEPRHCLEVAVPGKGLPGSVWMPQYACQRPTPLTHHNSSLTEPLEMLAEAAGFEGSEGRFLSFYRAASVLKALPSRVTAMSQLQGLPHFGEHSCRVIQEVLAQGVCEEVERIRCSERYQTMKLFTGIFGVGVKTADRWYREGLRTLDSLQEQPQRLTQQQKAGLRHYQDLSVPLQRPQVEALQRVVEAAVGHILPGATVTLAGGFRRAGPLRGKLQGHDVDFLLTHPQEGREAGLLTRVMHSLQSQHHHGHCADAACPPRQNHAMDGFERTFCIFCLPSPPGAVVGGARRAVRVDLVVVPVSQFPYALLGWTGSKHFQRELRRFSRKERGLWLNSHGLFDPQQKKHFHAASEEDIFRHLGLEYLPPEQRNA; from the exons ATGCTTCCGAAGCGGCGGCGAGCGTGGGTCGGGTCCCCTGGCGGTCCTGCCCCCTCCACGGCGCGCTTCCCCGGCATTGCCATCTACCTGGCCGAGCCGCGCATGGGTCGCAGCCGCCGGGCCTTCCTCACGCGCCTGGCCCTCTCCAAGGGCTTCCGGGTCCTGGATGCCTACAG ctctgAGGTGACACATGTGGTGATGGAACAGACCTCAGCGGAGGAGGCCAGCACGTGGAAGGAGCACAGGGCGGTGGCAGGCTCTCCACAGGGCCGCACCAGCCCAGTGCTGCTGGACATAAGCTGGTTCACGGAAAGCATGGCAGCTGGGGAGCCCGTGCCTGTGGAGCCCCGGCACTGCCTGGAG GTGGCCGTGCCCGGGAAAGGGCTGCCAGGCTCAGTATGGATGCCACAGTATGCCTGCCAGCGCCCCACACCCCTCACACACCACAACAGCAGCCTCACG GAGCCTCTGGAAATGCTGGCGGAGGCGGCTGGCTTTGAGGGCAGTGAAGGCCGCTTCCTCTCCTTCTACAGAGCGGCCTCGGTGCTCAAGGCCCTTCCGAGCCGGGTCACAGCCATGAGCCAGCTGCAGGGGCTGCCCCACTTTGGAGAACATTCCTGCAGGGTCATCCAG GAAGTGCTGGCACAGGGAGTAtgtgaggaggtggagagaatCCGATGCTCAGAGAGGTACCAGACCATGAAG CTTTTCACCGGGATCTTCGGGGTTGGGGTAAAAACTGCTGACCGGTGGTACCGAGAAGGGCTGCGGACCCTCGACAGCCTCCAAGAGCAGCCCCAGAGGCTGACCCAGCAGCAGAAAGCAG GACTCCGGCACTACCAGGACCTGAGTGTGCCGCTCCAGCGACCCCAAGTGGAGGCCCTACAGCGGGTGGTGGAGGCAGCCGTGGGGCACATCCTTCCCGGGGCCACCGTCACGCTGGCGGGGGGCTTTCGGAG AGCGGGCCCCCTCAGGGGCAAGTTGCAGGGCCACGACGTGGATTTCCTCCTCACCCACCCCCAGGAGGGCCGGGAGGCAGGGCTGCTGACCAGAGTGATGCACAGCCTGCAGAGTCAG caccaccacgGCCACTGTGCAGATGCCGCCTGCCCGCCCCGGCAGAACCATGCCATGGACGGCTTTGAGAGAACCTTCTGTATCTTCTGCCTGCCTTCACCCCCAGGGGCTGTTGTGGGGGGCGCCCGGAGGGCCGTGCGGGTAGACCTGGTGGTGGTCCCTGTCAGCCAGTTCCCCTACGCCCTGCTGGGCTGGACCGGCTCGAAG CATTTCCAGCGGGAGCTGCGCCGCTTTAGCCGGAAGGAGAGAGGGTTGTGGCTGAACAGCCATGGGCTGTTTGACCCCCAGCAG AAGAAACATTTCCATGCGGCTTCGGAGGAAGACATCTTCAGACACCTGGGCCTGGAGTACCTTCCCCCAGAGCAGAGAAATGCCTGA
- the POLM gene encoding DNA-directed DNA/RNA polymerase mu isoform X1, whose translation MLPKRRRAWVGSPGGPAPSTARFPGIAIYLAEPRMGRSRRAFLTRLALSKGFRVLDAYSSEVTHVVMEQTSAEEASTWKEHRAVAGSPQGRTSPVLLDISWFTESMAAGEPVPVEPRHCLEVAVPGKGLPGSVWMPQYACQRPTPLTHHNSSLTEPLEMLAEAAGFEGSEGRFLSFYRAASVLKALPSRVTAMSQLQGLPHFGEHSCRVIQEVLAQGVCEEVERIRCSERYQTMKLFTGIFGVGVKTADRWYREGLRTLDSLQEQPQRLTQQQKAGLRHYQDLSVPLQRPQVEALQRVVEAAVGHILPGATVTLAGGFRRAGPLRGKLQGHDVDFLLTHPQEGREAGLLTRVMHSLQSQGLVLYHQHHHGHCADAACPPRQNHAMDGFERTFCIFCLPSPPGAVVGGARRAVRVDLVVVPVSQFPYALLGWTGSKHFQRELRRFSRKERGLWLNSHGLFDPQQKKHFHAASEEDIFRHLGLEYLPPEQRNA comes from the exons ATGCTTCCGAAGCGGCGGCGAGCGTGGGTCGGGTCCCCTGGCGGTCCTGCCCCCTCCACGGCGCGCTTCCCCGGCATTGCCATCTACCTGGCCGAGCCGCGCATGGGTCGCAGCCGCCGGGCCTTCCTCACGCGCCTGGCCCTCTCCAAGGGCTTCCGGGTCCTGGATGCCTACAG ctctgAGGTGACACATGTGGTGATGGAACAGACCTCAGCGGAGGAGGCCAGCACGTGGAAGGAGCACAGGGCGGTGGCAGGCTCTCCACAGGGCCGCACCAGCCCAGTGCTGCTGGACATAAGCTGGTTCACGGAAAGCATGGCAGCTGGGGAGCCCGTGCCTGTGGAGCCCCGGCACTGCCTGGAG GTGGCCGTGCCCGGGAAAGGGCTGCCAGGCTCAGTATGGATGCCACAGTATGCCTGCCAGCGCCCCACACCCCTCACACACCACAACAGCAGCCTCACG GAGCCTCTGGAAATGCTGGCGGAGGCGGCTGGCTTTGAGGGCAGTGAAGGCCGCTTCCTCTCCTTCTACAGAGCGGCCTCGGTGCTCAAGGCCCTTCCGAGCCGGGTCACAGCCATGAGCCAGCTGCAGGGGCTGCCCCACTTTGGAGAACATTCCTGCAGGGTCATCCAG GAAGTGCTGGCACAGGGAGTAtgtgaggaggtggagagaatCCGATGCTCAGAGAGGTACCAGACCATGAAG CTTTTCACCGGGATCTTCGGGGTTGGGGTAAAAACTGCTGACCGGTGGTACCGAGAAGGGCTGCGGACCCTCGACAGCCTCCAAGAGCAGCCCCAGAGGCTGACCCAGCAGCAGAAAGCAG GACTCCGGCACTACCAGGACCTGAGTGTGCCGCTCCAGCGACCCCAAGTGGAGGCCCTACAGCGGGTGGTGGAGGCAGCCGTGGGGCACATCCTTCCCGGGGCCACCGTCACGCTGGCGGGGGGCTTTCGGAG AGCGGGCCCCCTCAGGGGCAAGTTGCAGGGCCACGACGTGGATTTCCTCCTCACCCACCCCCAGGAGGGCCGGGAGGCAGGGCTGCTGACCAGAGTGATGCACAGCCTGCAGAGTCAG ggcCTTGTCCTgtaccaccagcaccaccacgGCCACTGTGCAGATGCCGCCTGCCCGCCCCGGCAGAACCATGCCATGGACGGCTTTGAGAGAACCTTCTGTATCTTCTGCCTGCCTTCACCCCCAGGGGCTGTTGTGGGGGGCGCCCGGAGGGCCGTGCGGGTAGACCTGGTGGTGGTCCCTGTCAGCCAGTTCCCCTACGCCCTGCTGGGCTGGACCGGCTCGAAG CATTTCCAGCGGGAGCTGCGCCGCTTTAGCCGGAAGGAGAGAGGGTTGTGGCTGAACAGCCATGGGCTGTTTGACCCCCAGCAG AAGAAACATTTCCATGCGGCTTCGGAGGAAGACATCTTCAGACACCTGGGCCTGGAGTACCTTCCCCCAGAGCAGAGAAATGCCTGA
- the POLM gene encoding DNA-directed DNA/RNA polymerase mu isoform X2, with protein sequence MLPKRRRAWVGSPGGPAPSTARFPGIAIYLAEPRMGRSRRAFLTRLALSKGFRVLDAYSSEVTHVVMEQTSAEEASTWKEHRAVAGSPQGRTSPVLLDISWFTESMAAGEPVPVEPRHCLEVAVPGKGLPGSVWMPQYACQRPTPLTHHNSSLTEPLEMLAEAAGFEGSEGRFLSFYRAASVLKALPSRVTAMSQLQGLPHFGEHSCRVIQEVLAQGVCEEVERIRCSERYQTMKLFTGIFGVGVKTADRWYREGLRTLDSLQEQPQRLTQQQKAGLRHYQDLSVPLQRPQVEALQRVVEAAVGHILPGATVTLAGGFRRGKLQGHDVDFLLTHPQEGREAGLLTRVMHSLQSQGLVLYHQHHHGHCADAACPPRQNHAMDGFERTFCIFCLPSPPGAVVGGARRAVRVDLVVVPVSQFPYALLGWTGSKHFQRELRRFSRKERGLWLNSHGLFDPQQKKHFHAASEEDIFRHLGLEYLPPEQRNA encoded by the exons ATGCTTCCGAAGCGGCGGCGAGCGTGGGTCGGGTCCCCTGGCGGTCCTGCCCCCTCCACGGCGCGCTTCCCCGGCATTGCCATCTACCTGGCCGAGCCGCGCATGGGTCGCAGCCGCCGGGCCTTCCTCACGCGCCTGGCCCTCTCCAAGGGCTTCCGGGTCCTGGATGCCTACAG ctctgAGGTGACACATGTGGTGATGGAACAGACCTCAGCGGAGGAGGCCAGCACGTGGAAGGAGCACAGGGCGGTGGCAGGCTCTCCACAGGGCCGCACCAGCCCAGTGCTGCTGGACATAAGCTGGTTCACGGAAAGCATGGCAGCTGGGGAGCCCGTGCCTGTGGAGCCCCGGCACTGCCTGGAG GTGGCCGTGCCCGGGAAAGGGCTGCCAGGCTCAGTATGGATGCCACAGTATGCCTGCCAGCGCCCCACACCCCTCACACACCACAACAGCAGCCTCACG GAGCCTCTGGAAATGCTGGCGGAGGCGGCTGGCTTTGAGGGCAGTGAAGGCCGCTTCCTCTCCTTCTACAGAGCGGCCTCGGTGCTCAAGGCCCTTCCGAGCCGGGTCACAGCCATGAGCCAGCTGCAGGGGCTGCCCCACTTTGGAGAACATTCCTGCAGGGTCATCCAG GAAGTGCTGGCACAGGGAGTAtgtgaggaggtggagagaatCCGATGCTCAGAGAGGTACCAGACCATGAAG CTTTTCACCGGGATCTTCGGGGTTGGGGTAAAAACTGCTGACCGGTGGTACCGAGAAGGGCTGCGGACCCTCGACAGCCTCCAAGAGCAGCCCCAGAGGCTGACCCAGCAGCAGAAAGCAG GACTCCGGCACTACCAGGACCTGAGTGTGCCGCTCCAGCGACCCCAAGTGGAGGCCCTACAGCGGGTGGTGGAGGCAGCCGTGGGGCACATCCTTCCCGGGGCCACCGTCACGCTGGCGGGGGGCTTTCGGAG GGGCAAGTTGCAGGGCCACGACGTGGATTTCCTCCTCACCCACCCCCAGGAGGGCCGGGAGGCAGGGCTGCTGACCAGAGTGATGCACAGCCTGCAGAGTCAG ggcCTTGTCCTgtaccaccagcaccaccacgGCCACTGTGCAGATGCCGCCTGCCCGCCCCGGCAGAACCATGCCATGGACGGCTTTGAGAGAACCTTCTGTATCTTCTGCCTGCCTTCACCCCCAGGGGCTGTTGTGGGGGGCGCCCGGAGGGCCGTGCGGGTAGACCTGGTGGTGGTCCCTGTCAGCCAGTTCCCCTACGCCCTGCTGGGCTGGACCGGCTCGAAG CATTTCCAGCGGGAGCTGCGCCGCTTTAGCCGGAAGGAGAGAGGGTTGTGGCTGAACAGCCATGGGCTGTTTGACCCCCAGCAG AAGAAACATTTCCATGCGGCTTCGGAGGAAGACATCTTCAGACACCTGGGCCTGGAGTACCTTCCCCCAGAGCAGAGAAATGCCTGA